One window of the Salminus brasiliensis chromosome 1, fSalBra1.hap2, whole genome shotgun sequence genome contains the following:
- the lratd1 gene encoding protein LRATD1, translated as MGNQLDRITHLNYSELPTGDPSGVEKDELRVGVAYFFSDDEEEPDDRSPSDSFRDDSPRHGGGGGGGVVVVGGCGSGGGGSGGSGGGAVDGRVNALGLGLGIVDDPELDELEYSAFCCHECIFSKLRASEDLRVHSPAALLSMCKPGDVLELVARAQPPHWAVFAGGERVVHLHKGEIRADSLLDVSGGRAGRIVNERYRYRPLPAELVVRNAAGHVGLRGGEVCWGDSESFAAWCRFGKREFKAGGEAHSAEQRYFLKVHAAHSAVRTLVFRSLEDMIRERRRVDASGLLHELRR; from the coding sequence ATGGGCAACCAACTGGACCGGATCACCCACCTGAACTACAGCGAGCTACCCACCGGGGATCCGTCGGGCGTGGAGAAGGACGAGTTGCGCGTGGGCGTGGCCTACTTCTTCTCCGACGACGAGGAGGAGCCGGACGACAGGTCTCCGTCGGACAGCTTCAGGGACGACAGCCCGAGgcatggaggaggaggtggcggCGGCGTCGTCGTCGTCGGCGGCTGCGGTAGCGGAGGAGGCGGAAGCGGCGGGAGCGGCGGCGGCGCGGTGGACGGGCGCGTGAACGCGCTCGGCCTCGGTCTCGGGATCGTGGACGACCCCGAGCTCGACGAGCTCGAGTACTCGGCCTTCTGCTGCCACGAGTGCATCTTCTCGAAGCTGCGCGCCTCCGAGGACCTGCGCGTGCACTCGCCCGCCGCGCTGCTGAGCATGTGCAAGCCGGGCGACGTGCTGGAGCTGGTGGCGCGCGCGCAGCCGCCGCACTGGGCCGTGTTCGCGGGCGGCGAGCGCGTCGTGCACCTGCACAAGGGCGAGATCCGCGCCGACAGCCTGCTGGACGTGAGCGGCGGGCGGGCCGGGCGCATCGTTAACGAGCGCTACCGCTACCGGCCGCTGCCCGCCGAGCTCGTGGTGCGCAACGCTGCCGGCCACGTGGGCTTGCGCGGCGGCGAGGTGTGCTGGGGGGACTCGGAGAGCTTCGCCGCGTGGTGCCGCTTCGGCAAGCGCGAGTTCAAGGCGGGCGGCGAGGCGCACTCGGCCGAGCAGCGCTACTTCCTCAAGGTGCACGCGGCGCACAGCGCGGTGCGCACGCTCGTCTTCCGCAGCCTCGAGGACATGATCCGCGAGCGGCGGCGCGTGGACGCGAGCGGCCTCCTGCACGAACTGCGCCGGTGA